The Acaryochloris thomasi RCC1774 genome contains a region encoding:
- a CDS encoding SRPBCC family protein — protein sequence MTNPMPKSMIADSLKTGQRLTAGLLGLGLVLGASQALAAKTHPFDAQSGERFSSTAAQQLVAVQPGQVSVTGQNGQYRGEVLVQAPADMAWKVLTDYENFKNFLPNVSESRVISAEGNQKVFEQVNVFRVLTFTKQARVKMASTESYPKQVSFQVMEGDVKDLKGTWTISSPAPNQVLISHEVTVVPKDSDNKTMFFGIYKNSLKKTIAAVGKEVERRAQ from the coding sequence ATGACAAACCCCATGCCTAAATCTATGATTGCCGACTCGTTAAAAACTGGACAACGCCTAACTGCTGGCCTCCTCGGACTAGGGTTAGTGTTAGGGGCCAGTCAAGCGCTTGCGGCCAAGACTCATCCATTCGATGCTCAATCAGGTGAGCGGTTTTCGTCAACTGCAGCTCAGCAGTTAGTCGCAGTTCAGCCGGGTCAAGTTTCAGTAACCGGTCAAAATGGGCAGTACAGGGGAGAGGTCTTGGTGCAGGCGCCCGCCGATATGGCTTGGAAGGTGCTGACGGACTATGAGAACTTTAAAAACTTTCTGCCTAATGTGTCTGAAAGTCGCGTGATCTCCGCTGAAGGCAATCAAAAAGTCTTTGAGCAGGTCAACGTTTTCCGGGTCCTTACTTTTACGAAACAGGCTCGGGTCAAGATGGCTTCTACAGAGAGCTATCCCAAGCAGGTCTCTTTTCAAGTCATGGAAGGCGATGTCAAAGATCTGAAGGGAACCTGGACGATTTCATCGCCTGCGCCGAATCAAGTCCTGATCAGCCATGAGGTGACCGTTGTTCCCAAGGATTCAGACAACAAGACGATGTTTTTTGGCATCTATAAAAATTCACTAAAGAAGACGATCGCAGCCGTGGGCAAAGAGGTTGAGCGTCGCGCACAGTAG
- a CDS encoding SDR family oxidoreductase, translated as MSVAHSSPLPSDTHAIITGGSSGIGRATAAVLAQQGASLTLIARTASKLEETRQAIERQGLQNSQQVLTLTADVSDRAQVEKAIGDAIATLGPPDLLITCAGIAHCDYFQNLSLEMCEQAMAVNYFGSLYCIRAVLPAMEQRRQGHIVVVSSGVGLIGLYGYSAYSPTKFALRGLAESLRGELKPLGIGISIVYPPDTDTPQLAQENLTKPLETQRISSTAKTWTAEQVAHTILSGLKNKKFMIAPGQEMTVLARLHSLISPLLHRYFDGIVAKTRRERQSHD; from the coding sequence TTGAGCGTCGCGCACAGTAGTCCCTTACCCAGCGATACCCACGCCATTATTACCGGTGGCTCAAGCGGTATTGGTCGAGCCACGGCAGCGGTGCTCGCCCAGCAGGGTGCGAGTCTAACGCTGATTGCCCGCACCGCATCAAAATTAGAGGAGACCCGTCAAGCTATTGAACGGCAGGGCCTGCAGAACTCGCAGCAGGTTTTGACGCTCACGGCGGATGTGTCAGATCGCGCCCAGGTAGAGAAGGCGATTGGAGATGCGATCGCAACCCTAGGTCCGCCCGATCTATTAATTACCTGTGCTGGCATCGCCCACTGCGACTACTTTCAGAACCTATCCCTCGAAATGTGTGAGCAGGCGATGGCCGTCAACTATTTCGGGTCGCTGTACTGCATTCGCGCTGTCTTACCGGCGATGGAACAGCGGCGTCAGGGTCACATTGTCGTAGTTTCCTCCGGCGTGGGCTTGATTGGACTGTACGGATACAGCGCCTACAGCCCGACCAAATTTGCTCTGCGGGGACTGGCTGAATCCCTGAGAGGGGAGCTTAAACCTTTAGGGATTGGCATCTCTATTGTCTATCCCCCCGATACCGATACGCCCCAACTCGCCCAAGAGAATCTGACTAAGCCTTTAGAAACGCAGCGCATTAGCAGCACCGCCAAAACTTGGACGGCAGAACAGGTAGCCCACACCATTCTTTCCGGTCTCAAAAACAAAAAATTTATGATTGCTCCCGGTCAAGAGATGACGGTACTCGCGCGATTACACAGTCTCATTTCTCCTTTGCTGCATCGCTACTTTGACGGCATCGTGGCTAAAACGCGCCGAGAACGGCAGTCCCATGACTAG
- a CDS encoding response regulator codes for MSKAIQLPKWRVLIVEDDPLVQLGLEQALVDYVELTVVGLVDDGYLAVEAILEKRPDLVLMDLGLPGLDGIEITQRVKEKLPDLKVVILTSHTSDEEVFAALSSGADAYCVKGGGIELLLTAIASVSQGSLYLDVKIAHTILQEMRSSPTVKLEHPLTEREFDVLRLLVEGLNNTEIAGRLYISPNTVKSHMRGLMSKLAVSDRVQVAVKALRAGLV; via the coding sequence ATGAGTAAAGCTATTCAGCTCCCTAAGTGGCGTGTATTAATCGTCGAAGATGATCCACTGGTACAGCTTGGTCTTGAACAGGCACTGGTAGACTACGTCGAGCTAACAGTTGTGGGACTGGTTGATGATGGCTATTTGGCGGTAGAGGCAATTTTGGAAAAACGACCTGATTTGGTCTTAATGGATCTCGGACTGCCGGGCTTAGATGGTATTGAAATCACTCAGCGCGTCAAGGAAAAACTGCCTGATTTAAAGGTCGTCATTCTAACGTCGCACACCTCTGATGAAGAGGTATTTGCGGCTCTCTCTAGCGGTGCAGATGCCTACTGTGTGAAAGGCGGGGGGATTGAGCTGTTACTCACTGCGATCGCATCTGTTTCTCAGGGTTCTTTATACTTAGACGTTAAGATTGCCCATACCATTCTGCAAGAGATGCGTTCAAGCCCCACCGTAAAGCTTGAACATCCCTTAACTGAGCGAGAGTTTGATGTTTTGAGGCTGTTGGTCGAAGGGTTAAACAACACAGAGATTGCGGGTCGTCTTTACATCAGCCCCAACACCGTCAAGTCCCATATGCGCGGTCTGATGAGTAAATTGGCGGTGAGCGATCGCGTTCAGGTGGCGGTGAAAGCTTTACGGGCTGGCTTAGTCTGA
- a CDS encoding ATP-binding response regulator, whose amino-acid sequence MINSTVLKLGNLDPMVFAQDRGEGKQAGAAWKIMLVDDDVSIHQATKVALKFFTFEGRSLHFVSAYSAQEAKSLIQSHPDTALILLDVIMESQDAGLQVAQYIREVAQNSIVRIILRTGQPGQVPEESVVVEYDINDYKTKLELTQQKLFTTLVSSLRSYRDLLALQESQNELAQLNLELQRFNQNLEQLVSERTQALEQKNDQLTHEVQERQKAEDALRIYLHALTHDLRNPVTGMMNVVGSLLKRPTTGDDSAPQIQIPSSVITRMKAGCDRQLKMINSLIETHEIEVWGIALRQQPFALETMLQGLAEEWEPSFSKKRMTAAYQIEPGLPLVYGDRNQIWRVFENLLANVIKYNPPGIAVSVTVTVDADPARLRCAVTDTGTGIDANQIPDLFKLYQRGSTRPTRGLGIGLYICRCIVEAHCGTIGINSELGAGSEFWFTLPTMREDCS is encoded by the coding sequence ATGATTAACAGCACTGTTCTGAAACTAGGCAATCTCGACCCGATGGTTTTCGCCCAGGACCGGGGGGAAGGTAAGCAGGCAGGGGCGGCTTGGAAAATTATGCTAGTGGATGATGATGTCTCCATTCATCAAGCCACGAAGGTCGCGCTCAAGTTTTTTACCTTTGAAGGCCGATCGCTACACTTTGTCTCAGCCTACTCAGCTCAGGAAGCCAAGAGCTTAATTCAGTCACATCCTGATACGGCCTTGATTTTGCTCGATGTGATTATGGAAAGTCAGGACGCGGGACTGCAGGTCGCTCAATATATTCGCGAGGTTGCTCAAAACTCGATTGTGCGGATTATTCTGCGGACCGGGCAGCCTGGGCAGGTTCCGGAGGAGTCGGTGGTGGTGGAGTATGACATCAATGACTATAAAACTAAGCTAGAGTTAACGCAGCAAAAGCTCTTTACGACACTGGTTTCAAGTCTGCGATCCTATCGCGATCTGCTGGCGCTCCAGGAGAGCCAGAATGAGCTGGCCCAGCTTAATCTTGAGCTGCAGCGTTTTAATCAAAACCTAGAGCAGCTTGTTTCTGAGCGGACCCAAGCGCTGGAGCAAAAAAATGATCAGCTCACCCACGAAGTGCAGGAGCGGCAAAAGGCAGAAGACGCTCTGCGTATTTACCTGCATGCTCTCACCCACGACTTGCGCAACCCGGTAACGGGAATGATGAATGTCGTGGGCAGCTTACTGAAGCGGCCGACCACGGGTGATGATTCCGCCCCTCAAATACAGATCCCGAGCTCGGTGATCACGCGGATGAAGGCAGGGTGTGATCGTCAGCTAAAAATGATCAACTCACTGATTGAAACACATGAAATAGAGGTTTGGGGAATCGCACTCCGGCAGCAGCCCTTTGCCCTGGAAACAATGCTACAGGGGTTGGCAGAGGAATGGGAGCCTAGCTTCAGCAAAAAGCGAATGACGGCAGCTTATCAAATTGAGCCAGGTTTACCTCTGGTCTATGGTGATCGCAATCAAATCTGGCGCGTCTTTGAAAATCTGCTGGCCAACGTCATTAAATACAACCCGCCGGGGATTGCCGTATCGGTCACGGTTACGGTAGATGCTGACCCTGCTCGACTTCGCTGCGCCGTGACCGATACGGGGACGGGCATCGACGCCAACCAAATCCCGGATTTATTTAAGCTATACCAGCGGGGAAGTACGCGACCCACCCGGGGGTTAGGCATCGGTCTCTATATTTGTCGCTGCATTGTAGAAGCCCACTGTGGCACGATTGGCATTAATAGTGAGCTTGGTGCAGGCTCTGAATTTTGGTTCACCTTGCCAACGATGAGAGAAGACTGCTCATAA
- a CDS encoding PAS domain S-box protein, protein MPQVFRKSPLSPLRRILILGFVLPLVGTVGLVEYLAWKDGEQAVEQLVGQLQQRVGDRIEERLQHYTEAPVQVTEILDRALKRGDLDINQLQDWGPYLFDQGQIFQSLPFLYFGNQAGDFVMLTQAPRSSDQVTWREGKRPTTLKYLGDPLRQTIQEEPTTPFDPRTRPWYKLAAAGKAQWTDVYEFVNPPDTLGSGFVRPYFSADGKTLLGVMGADVTLIDINRFLTNLTVSESGEAFVLDREGTLIGSTAKEAPLSGKNQPRRINETRNPLIQATGQYLQQQFSDFGQVTKTQSLSFSKGGKRQLVQIRPFSDDFGLDWLVVVVVPESDFTGSIRDNARMTLLLSLGILGLVIALAVVLAQKISTAMSRLSQASQEIALGNLKQMISGSSIKELDVMAQTFNHMSQELQQSYAQLEDYSRSLETKVQERTQELEQEVCDRKLSEQRFRTLVANIPGAVYRCRLDENWTMLFISAAIVDISGYPASDFIQNQPRAFGDIIVPEDLERVAASIEQALQDRQPYVLQYRIRHADGEIHWVYEKGQGVFAPDSDRVLCLDGAIFDITSQKQAEADLIRSEQKYRTLNDATQDAVMLLDGQSFLDCNPATLRIFGCRSTEDFCGKGPVDFSPPYQPDGRSSQQGAQETIAAALQSGTHNFEWLHQRQDGTQFPADVWLTSMEIEGKKVVQAVVRDISDRKRAEEAMQHSAAIDSLLSEISQTLLDQDLDTAIGFALQQVGEFVGCDRSCIYAFSDSHQLSITHEWCADGVPSLSAQRQSLNADAYPWFADHLLKGKTLQVKDVANLPPEAASEKVELEHQLIQALLNVPMVHADQVVGSISLETIKIIKNWQDTDINLLNRVGEMIALSQARHAAEVALQQAKEIAEMANKTKSEFLANMSHELRSPLNSILGFSQLMTRSNTLSSEHQDNVGIISRSGEHLLDLINDVLDMSKIEAGRTTLNLVDFDLHVLLDDLQAMFLLRAEEKQLQFECDRSPDLPQYIHADQGKLRQILINLLSNAIKFTQVGRITLRTHAEQANHLQENLTLHFEVEDTGLGIAVDELKQVFEPFVQSQSGQDIQEGTGLGLPISREFVRLMGGEMLLNSRCAPALESHNQAAVPEDAQFEHGTIATFHIQARAAAAVQSIRPDRRILALAAGQPSYRILVVDDKADNRRLLVKLLEPLGFELREASNGQVAVQLGHVWQPHLIWMDMRMPMMDGLEATRRIRVDVTSDAPPPKIIVLSASNLPEDQAAAYAAGCDDFIQKPFHEAQVLEAMGQHIGVRYIYDDEIYDDGPSLDTPDGQLNGSLAQLSPQLLAELEAATLRLQWDQLLALIGNIHEQDKALADRLTRTVHNFQYTQILQAIQAVKEEQ, encoded by the coding sequence ATGCCCCAAGTGTTTAGAAAATCTCCCCTATCTCCCCTACGGCGGATTCTGATTTTGGGTTTTGTGCTGCCCCTTGTGGGGACCGTGGGCTTAGTGGAGTATCTGGCCTGGAAGGATGGGGAGCAGGCCGTCGAGCAGCTTGTTGGACAGCTTCAGCAGCGCGTGGGCGATCGCATCGAAGAACGCCTGCAGCACTATACCGAAGCCCCGGTCCAGGTGACGGAGATTTTAGATCGCGCCCTGAAGCGAGGTGACCTAGATATTAATCAACTACAGGATTGGGGACCATACCTCTTCGATCAAGGGCAAATTTTTCAGTCGCTCCCCTTTCTTTACTTTGGCAATCAAGCTGGGGACTTTGTCATGCTAACCCAGGCTCCAAGGAGCAGCGATCAGGTGACATGGAGGGAGGGCAAACGACCAACCACCTTAAAATACCTTGGCGACCCTCTCCGTCAGACTATCCAGGAGGAACCAACGACTCCGTTCGATCCGAGGACACGCCCTTGGTATAAACTTGCGGCAGCCGGTAAAGCGCAGTGGACCGATGTCTATGAATTTGTAAATCCCCCCGATACGCTAGGGAGCGGCTTTGTCCGTCCCTACTTCAGTGCGGATGGCAAAACGCTGTTGGGGGTGATGGGGGCAGACGTGACGCTAATTGATATCAATCGTTTTCTAACGAATTTGACAGTGAGTGAGTCAGGAGAAGCATTTGTTCTGGATCGAGAGGGGACGCTCATCGGGAGTACGGCGAAGGAGGCTCCCCTTAGCGGTAAGAACCAGCCGCGACGGATCAATGAGACTCGAAATCCGTTAATTCAAGCGACAGGGCAATACCTGCAGCAGCAGTTCAGTGACTTTGGCCAGGTCACGAAAACCCAGTCCCTGAGCTTCAGCAAAGGGGGCAAACGCCAGCTGGTCCAGATTCGACCCTTCAGTGATGACTTTGGACTGGACTGGCTGGTGGTGGTGGTGGTGCCCGAGTCAGACTTTACCGGATCCATTCGGGACAACGCTCGGATGACACTCTTGCTGTCACTGGGGATTCTGGGACTGGTGATTGCGTTAGCAGTGGTCTTAGCTCAAAAAATCAGCACGGCGATGTCGAGACTGAGTCAAGCCAGCCAAGAGATTGCCCTGGGCAATCTGAAGCAGATGATTTCAGGCTCCAGTATCAAAGAGCTGGATGTAATGGCTCAGACTTTTAACCACATGAGTCAAGAACTGCAGCAGTCTTACGCTCAGCTTGAGGACTATTCACGCTCTTTAGAAACCAAGGTGCAGGAGCGAACTCAGGAGCTAGAGCAGGAGGTTTGCGATCGCAAGCTCAGCGAACAGCGGTTTAGAACCCTCGTTGCCAATATCCCAGGTGCCGTCTATCGGTGCAGGCTAGACGAGAACTGGACGATGTTGTTCATCAGTGCCGCGATTGTTGATATCAGCGGTTACCCGGCTTCAGACTTTATTCAAAATCAACCCAGAGCCTTTGGTGACATCATTGTGCCGGAGGACTTGGAGCGAGTTGCAGCCTCGATTGAGCAAGCACTCCAGGATCGCCAGCCCTATGTTTTGCAATACCGCATCCGGCATGCCGATGGTGAGATCCATTGGGTTTATGAAAAAGGGCAGGGGGTGTTCGCCCCTGATAGCGATCGGGTTCTTTGTTTAGATGGTGCCATCTTCGATATCACTTCTCAGAAGCAGGCTGAAGCGGACCTGATCCGCTCAGAGCAGAAGTACCGAACCCTGAATGACGCGACTCAAGATGCCGTTATGCTGCTAGATGGGCAGTCGTTTCTTGACTGCAATCCGGCCACGCTCAGAATTTTTGGTTGCCGCAGCACAGAGGATTTTTGTGGCAAAGGTCCGGTTGATTTTTCTCCCCCTTATCAACCTGACGGTCGCTCATCACAGCAGGGCGCACAGGAAACAATTGCCGCTGCTCTGCAGTCAGGTACTCATAACTTTGAATGGCTCCACCAGCGGCAAGATGGGACACAATTCCCCGCAGATGTCTGGCTGACCTCAATGGAGATTGAGGGCAAAAAAGTCGTTCAGGCTGTTGTTAGAGATATTAGCGATCGCAAACGGGCTGAAGAGGCCATGCAACATAGTGCCGCGATCGATAGTTTGCTCAGTGAAATCTCCCAAACGCTATTAGATCAAGACCTTGATACCGCGATTGGGTTTGCGCTGCAGCAGGTGGGTGAGTTTGTGGGTTGCGATCGCAGCTGCATCTATGCCTTCTCTGACTCACATCAACTTAGCATTACCCACGAATGGTGTGCCGACGGCGTCCCCTCACTCTCGGCACAACGTCAAAGTTTGAATGCGGATGCCTACCCTTGGTTTGCTGACCACTTACTCAAAGGCAAAACACTTCAGGTCAAGGATGTCGCCAATCTCCCACCCGAAGCCGCGTCAGAAAAAGTAGAGCTTGAGCATCAGTTGATTCAGGCTTTACTCAATGTACCGATGGTTCATGCCGATCAGGTCGTTGGTTCTATCAGCTTAGAAACGATAAAAATCATCAAAAACTGGCAAGACACCGACATCAATCTGCTCAATCGAGTCGGTGAGATGATCGCCCTCTCTCAAGCGAGACATGCAGCAGAAGTGGCGCTGCAGCAGGCCAAAGAAATCGCAGAAATGGCCAATAAAACCAAGAGCGAATTTCTCGCCAACATGAGCCACGAGCTGCGCTCTCCCCTCAACTCCATTTTGGGCTTTTCTCAACTGATGACCCGCAGCAATACCCTGTCATCAGAACATCAGGACAACGTGGGCATCATTAGCCGCAGCGGCGAACATTTGCTCGATCTGATTAACGATGTGCTTGATATGTCTAAGATCGAAGCCGGTCGCACGACTCTCAATCTCGTTGATTTTGATCTTCACGTCCTGCTTGACGACCTTCAGGCAATGTTCTTACTCCGGGCAGAAGAGAAGCAGCTCCAGTTTGAGTGTGACCGTTCCCCCGACCTCCCCCAATATATTCATGCCGATCAGGGTAAGCTGCGCCAGATACTCATCAATTTGTTGAGTAATGCGATCAAATTCACTCAAGTCGGACGCATTACACTGCGAACGCATGCAGAGCAGGCAAACCATCTACAAGAGAACCTGACCCTCCACTTTGAAGTGGAAGATACAGGGCTGGGGATTGCGGTTGATGAGCTAAAGCAAGTTTTTGAACCCTTTGTTCAATCACAATCCGGTCAAGATATTCAGGAGGGAACGGGATTAGGCTTACCCATCAGCCGTGAATTTGTCCGGTTAATGGGGGGAGAGATGCTGCTCAACAGTCGATGTGCTCCAGCGTTGGAAAGTCACAATCAGGCCGCTGTGCCAGAAGATGCTCAATTCGAACATGGCACGATCGCAACCTTCCATATTCAAGCCAGGGCTGCGGCTGCGGTTCAGAGCATTCGCCCCGATCGACGGATCCTGGCTCTGGCCGCTGGACAACCTAGCTATCGCATCCTGGTGGTGGATGATAAAGCCGACAACCGTAGACTGCTGGTGAAGCTGTTGGAACCGCTGGGATTTGAGCTGCGGGAAGCAAGCAACGGTCAGGTTGCCGTCCAGCTTGGCCACGTCTGGCAGCCCCACCTGATCTGGATGGATATGCGGATGCCCATGATGGATGGTCTGGAAGCGACCCGACGCATTCGAGTAGACGTGACATCCGATGCACCTCCCCCCAAAATTATTGTGCTCTCAGCCAGCAACTTGCCAGAAGATCAGGCCGCAGCCTACGCCGCTGGATGCGATGACTTTATTCAAAAGCCTTTTCATGAGGCCCAGGTTCTTGAAGCGATGGGCCAGCATATTGGGGTGCGCTATATATATGATGACGAAATCTACGACGATGGGCCATCACTTGACACTCCTGACGGTCAATTGAACGGTTCCTTAGCCCAGCTATCGCCGCAGCTTTTGGCGGAATTAGAAGCTGCAACGCTTCGTCTGCAGTGGGATCAGCTCCTAGCGCTGATTGGCAATATTCATGAGCAAGACAAGGCGCTCGCCGACCGACTCACCCGAACCGTCCATAACTTCCAATACACACAGATTTTGCAGGCGATTCAAGCCGTGAAGGAGGAGCAATGA
- a CDS encoding hybrid sensor histidine kinase/response regulator — protein sequence MTVPVPTADILVVDDTPANLRLLMKLLTDQGYGVRPVAEGALALTAAQLVPPDLILLDIKMPGMDGYEVCRQLKADARTREVPVIFLTVLDEAVDIVKGFALGGVDYITKPVRAGELMARINSQVQLRFLQKQLAEKNQVQEYLLEQYETTALALKESEEKFSKAFERSPVPLSLAALPAGHFLDVNQEFVIQTGYSRQEILGHTVLELDFWVDLSERSQLLERLQIQGSVHDFETRLRAKSGEIRDVLMSVEIINLNNNPHFLAAVKDVTERNVAERRLAARTKELSQALETLKDAQNQLVESAKMAALGNLVAGVAHEINTPVGTAIMMASTLENATRMIAKDTAQGRLTQSAFHDYLEVATDASQLILDNLKRAGDLVQSFKQVAVDQTSLRERTFKVKPYLQEVISNLHPQLKQTPHSVTIAGDATLTLHSHPGALSQIITNLVVNSIDHGFCDNRAGQIHIDIQQRDAQCLLTYSDNGIGIQPENLERIFEPFFTTTHHKGGSGLGLHLVYNLVTQSLQGLITVTSTVGSGTTFTITMPQKLKDKKQ from the coding sequence ATGACGGTTCCTGTGCCTACCGCAGATATTCTGGTGGTTGATGATACTCCGGCCAATCTGCGGCTGCTGATGAAGCTCCTCACCGATCAGGGGTATGGTGTTCGCCCTGTTGCCGAGGGGGCTTTGGCCTTGACCGCAGCCCAGCTTGTCCCCCCTGATTTGATTTTGCTTGATATCAAAATGCCGGGGATGGATGGCTATGAAGTCTGCAGACAGCTCAAGGCCGACGCGCGCACCCGCGAGGTACCCGTCATTTTTCTCACGGTGTTGGATGAAGCCGTCGATATTGTCAAAGGGTTTGCCCTGGGTGGGGTCGATTACATTACGAAACCTGTGAGAGCGGGGGAGCTAATGGCTCGGATTAATAGTCAAGTGCAGTTGCGATTTCTCCAAAAGCAGCTTGCAGAAAAAAATCAAGTGCAGGAGTATCTCCTAGAGCAGTATGAGACCACGGCCCTAGCCTTAAAGGAATCAGAGGAGAAATTCTCTAAAGCATTTGAAAGAAGCCCTGTTCCACTGTCTTTGGCCGCTCTCCCCGCAGGACATTTTCTAGATGTGAATCAGGAATTCGTCATACAAACGGGTTATTCTCGACAAGAAATTTTAGGTCACACCGTTTTAGAACTCGACTTTTGGGTTGATTTATCTGAGCGCTCCCAACTCTTGGAGCGGTTGCAGATTCAAGGATCTGTTCATGATTTTGAAACTCGCCTACGTGCCAAATCCGGTGAGATCAGAGACGTTCTCATGTCTGTGGAGATTATCAATCTCAATAATAATCCCCATTTTTTGGCTGCGGTGAAAGATGTCACAGAGCGGAATGTGGCCGAAAGAAGGCTGGCGGCACGGACAAAAGAACTGTCTCAAGCTCTGGAAACGCTGAAAGATGCCCAAAATCAGCTTGTTGAATCTGCAAAAATGGCGGCTTTGGGGAATTTAGTTGCAGGGGTTGCCCATGAAATCAATACGCCAGTGGGAACCGCAATCATGATGGCTTCAACTTTGGAGAATGCAACCCGGATGATCGCAAAGGACACCGCTCAGGGACGGCTTACTCAGTCTGCTTTTCACGACTATTTGGAGGTCGCAACAGACGCCAGCCAGCTCATTCTAGATAACCTCAAGCGAGCCGGAGACCTGGTACAGAGCTTCAAGCAAGTGGCCGTTGATCAAACAAGCCTGAGAGAGCGCACGTTCAAGGTGAAACCCTACCTGCAGGAAGTGATTAGCAATCTACATCCTCAGTTGAAACAGACGCCTCATTCCGTCACGATTGCAGGGGATGCAACACTTACGCTCCACAGCCATCCAGGGGCCTTGTCTCAGATCATTACAAACTTAGTGGTGAATTCTATCGACCACGGATTCTGCGACAATCGCGCTGGGCAAATTCACATTGACATACAGCAGCGAGACGCTCAGTGTTTGCTCACCTACAGCGACAATGGTATAGGTATTCAGCCAGAGAATCTGGAACGAATTTTTGAACCCTTTTTTACGACCACTCATCACAAAGGCGGCAGTGGTTTGGGGCTTCATCTGGTCTACAACTTAGTGACGCAAAGTCTTCAGGGCTTGATCACGGTTACGAGTACTGTGGGAAGCGGTACGACTTTCACGATTACGATGCCCCAAAAGTTGAAGGATAAAAAGCAGTAG
- a CDS encoding glycosyltransferase has product MKIALISSGFLPVVDGVSVAIANRLQQLSRQGHSVLLLVPDYAALGQTYPDWQTHVGSILPNVKVVPLESNPALGLAFERDVKPKAYRTVLAELGAFAPDIIHVDEPERLSFCLLKKPGIAYARQHNIPCVGFFHTHYIDYIDDYVTCPKIFTAGIQALFKVLFAWIYNSYDATLVASPTTYQAVCRMGIRNAVQDDFLGFDAPSFWAVQRQPHFFEQTYGLKNLENTVRLVFVGRLTPDKGWGFTCHAARQLIKAVNPADVSLIIVGDGPLRESLEQDLGSLFTHVHLLGRIPPQQMPALLANSDIHVTASAKETTGLTVLEASASGIPILAPRAGGVVDYIYDGQTGFLFNPQDPEDFVQKLRFLIENMTVRQAMGAAGKDHVIPYSWEQAVERLLIFWQTKISERTREKFQTTLHSPPQPPESGGS; this is encoded by the coding sequence ATGAAAATTGCCCTCATTAGTTCAGGATTTTTACCGGTTGTTGATGGTGTATCTGTTGCGATCGCAAACCGTCTACAGCAGCTCAGTCGCCAAGGTCATTCTGTCTTATTACTGGTTCCCGATTACGCGGCTCTGGGGCAGACTTATCCCGATTGGCAAACCCACGTGGGTTCAATTCTGCCCAATGTGAAAGTGGTGCCTTTAGAAAGTAATCCGGCCCTGGGCCTCGCCTTTGAGCGAGATGTCAAACCCAAAGCCTATCGAACTGTGCTCGCTGAGCTGGGGGCTTTTGCACCTGACATCATCCATGTCGATGAACCCGAAAGGCTCTCTTTTTGCTTGCTTAAAAAGCCAGGAATTGCCTATGCACGCCAGCACAATATTCCCTGTGTGGGCTTTTTTCATACCCACTATATTGACTACATCGATGACTATGTAACCTGCCCTAAGATTTTTACTGCAGGTATCCAAGCACTCTTCAAAGTTCTGTTCGCTTGGATATATAACAGCTATGATGCCACTCTGGTTGCCAGCCCTACAACCTACCAAGCCGTCTGCCGGATGGGGATTCGCAATGCGGTGCAGGATGATTTTTTAGGGTTCGATGCTCCTAGCTTTTGGGCCGTTCAACGTCAGCCTCATTTTTTTGAGCAAACCTATGGGCTCAAGAATCTTGAAAACACCGTCAGGCTGGTATTCGTGGGTCGCCTCACACCGGATAAAGGCTGGGGCTTTACCTGCCACGCCGCTCGACAGCTAATCAAGGCAGTGAATCCTGCTGATGTTTCCCTAATCATTGTCGGCGACGGTCCACTTAGAGAATCTCTTGAACAGGATTTAGGCTCACTTTTCACTCACGTTCATCTTCTGGGGCGCATTCCACCCCAGCAGATGCCTGCACTACTGGCGAATAGCGATATCCACGTGACTGCCTCAGCGAAAGAAACGACGGGGTTAACGGTTCTAGAGGCGAGTGCATCTGGAATCCCGATACTGGCACCCCGAGCAGGCGGCGTTGTTGACTATATCTACGATGGTCAAACAGGTTTCTTGTTCAATCCACAGGACCCAGAAGACTTTGTGCAAAAGCTTCGGTTTCTGATTGAGAATATGACTGTTCGGCAGGCGATGGGAGCCGCTGGCAAAGATCATGTCATCCCATACAGTTGGGAGCAGGCCGTCGAGAGATTATTGATATTTTGGCAAACAAAAATTTCTGAGCGTACACGAGAGAAGTTCCAGACCACTCTGCATTCGCCCCCCCAGCCCCCTGAGTCTGGAGGGAGTTAG